A genomic window from Solanum stenotomum isolate F172 chromosome 10, ASM1918654v1, whole genome shotgun sequence includes:
- the LOC125842773 gene encoding uncharacterized protein LOC125842773 encodes MAPAELKELKDQLKDLLDKGFIKPSASPWGAPGFSSISSPLTKLTQKVAKFQWTEACKHSFQELKDRLTSRPVLALPDGSEGYAVYCDAFGVRLGCVLMQYGKVIANASRQLRKHEKN; translated from the exons atggcgcCTGCTGAGCTAAAAGAGTTAAAGGATCAGTTGAAAGATTTGCTTGATAAAGGCTTTATCAagcctagtgcttcaccatggggaGCACCA ggattttcttcaatttcaagccCATTAACAAAGCTGACTCAAAAAGTagctaagttccagtggactgaggcttgcaAGCACAGTTTCCAGGAGctgaaggacaggttgacatcaaGACCAGTTCTTGCATTGCCAGACGGTTCAGAAGGCTATgcggtatattgtgatgcttttGGTGTTAGGTtaggatgtgttctaatgcaataTGGTAAAGTTATCGCAAATGCGTCAAGGCAGTTGAGAAAACATGAGAAGAACTAG